In the Sus scrofa isolate TJ Tabasco breed Duroc chromosome 6, Sscrofa11.1, whole genome shotgun sequence genome, one interval contains:
- the LOC110261289 gene encoding LOW QUALITY PROTEIN: zinc finger protein 160-like (The sequence of the model RefSeq protein was modified relative to this genomic sequence to represent the inferred CDS: inserted 1 base in 1 codon): protein MKDKESGMAVSQAPVTFEDVAIEFSPEEWACLDPAQRALYRDVMLETYRNLLSLDITRIPVMKLQSKGKGDGDIFQTLILELQDRPEVKAFYFKDLQGALPDTECLWRDKERVDRGMPVPSKENLMNKRNEPWARDAGQKPVENRLGSSFQKKLLIHHTEGKIYACNEAVKSLNSSGSFSPLERILSRVQATISNKHGDDLSRPSAQRGDPNAHSGQPHTCHECGETFPQGSQLSKHQVIHREEKSRTCDGCGKVLSSSWNLKMHQRIHTGEKPYKCSDCGKVFSQNSHLSKHRRIHSRESSHPCDACGKSFPQSSALTRHQRSHTAEAKSKCDVCGKVFRHPWNLKMHQRIHTGEKPHTCDVCSKAFTQLCYLKIHQRTHTGEKPYACDVCGRAFSVRSNLTNHRMIHTGRHXFRCNECGKGFVKRSYLVDHTRIHTGEKPYTCAACGKAFRQKSGIRIHQRFHDGKKPFKCKDCGKAFAQCSTLTTHQIIHKRDKPYKCDVCGKVFSQKAHVKAHQRIHSGEKPYKCQACGKAFIGQGNLASHQVIHLEEKPHKCDFCGKGFGQNIHLVNHRRIHTGEKPYTCHVCGRAFNTQSGLTYHHVTHTGERPHPCDVCGKGFRKSYHLVNHKRIHTGEKPYACNECGKAFPVRSTLKRHQVIHAGGKPHQCDVCGQGFGRKSHLANHRRSHRGRRPCT, encoded by the exons ATGAAAGACAAGGAGTCAGGAATGGCTGTTTCTCAG GCACCGGTGACCTTCGAGGACGTGGCCATTGAGTTCTCTCCGGAGGAGTGGGCCTGCCTGGACCCTGCGCAGAGGGCCTTGTACAGGGACGTGATGCTGGAGACCTACAGGAACCTGCTCTCCCTGG ATATCACTCGCATACCTGTGATGAAATTACAATCTAAAGGGAAAGGTGACGGAGACATTTTCCAGACATTGATATTGGAATTACAAGATCGCCCTGAAGTTAAAGCTTTTTACTTTAAGGACCTCCAGGGAGCCCTACCCGACACTGAGTGCCTGtggagagataaagagagagtTGACCGAGGAATGCCTGTACCCTCTAAAGAAAATCTcatgaataaaagaaatgaacCTTGGGCTCGGGATGCAGGACAGAAGCCTGTTGAAAATAGGCTTGGGTCAAGCTTTCAAAAGAAACTGCTGATACATCACACGGAAGGGAAAATTTATGCATGTAACGAAGCCGTGAAGTCTCTCAACAGCAGTGGCTCTTTCTCGCCCCTTGAAAGAATCCTGTCTCGTGTCCAAGCCACCATTTCTAACAAGCATGGGGACGATCTTAGCCGTCCTTCCGCACAGAGAGGGGACCCGAATGCACACAGCGGACAGCCTCACACATGTCACGAGTGTGGGGAAACCTTTCCTCAGGGCTCACAGCTCAGTAAACATCAGGTTATCCACAGAGAAGAGAAATCACGCACATGTGACGGATGCGGCAAAGTCTTGAGTAGCAGCTGGAACCTTAAAATGCATCAGcgaattcacactggagagaaaccgtACAAATGCAGTGACTGCGGCAAGGTCTTTAGTCAAAATTCCCATCTCAGCAAACATCGGCGAATTCATAGCAGGGAATCATCTCACCCGTGCGATGCGTGCGGCAAGAGCTTTCCTCAGTCCTCAGCCCTCACCAGACATCAGAGGAGCCACACTGCAGAGGCCAAATCTAAATGTGATGTGTGTGGCAAAGTCTTCCGTCACCCTTGGAACCTGAAAATGCACCAGAggattcatactggagagaagccaCACACATGCGACGTGTGTAGCAAGGCCTTTACGCAGCTGTGTTACCTGAAGATTCACCAGAGAACTCACACCGGAGAGAAGCCGTACGCCTGCGACGTGTGCGGCAGAGCCTTCTCCGTGCGTTCAAACCTCACTAATCATCGGATGATCCACACCGGGAGAC CTTTCCGGTGTAATGAATGCGGGAAGGGCTTCGTAAAGCGTTCCTACCTGGTGGATCATACGCGCATTCATACAGGAGAGAAGCCCTACACGTGTGCGGCATGTGGCAAGGCCTTTCGGCAAAAATCTGGCATCAGGATTCACCAGAGGTTTCACGATGGGAAGAAGCCTTTCAAATGCAAGGACTGTGGCAAAGCCTTCGCTCAGTGTTCCACTCTCACCACACATCAGATCATCCATAAAAGAGACAAGCCCTATAAATGCGATGTGTGTGGGAAGGTCTTCAGTCAAAAAGCCCACGTGAAAGCCCATCAGCGAATTCACTCTGGGGAGAAACCATACAAGTGTCAGGCATGTGGCAAAGCCTTTATCGGGCAGGGGAACCTGGCGTCCCATCAGGTCATCCACCTGGAAGAGAAGCCACACAAGTGTGACTTTTGTGGCAAGGGCTTCGGTCAGAACATCCACCTTGTGAATCACCGTCGAATCCACACGGGGGAGAAACCTTACACGTGTCACGTGTGTGGGAGGGCCTTTAATACGCAGTCCGGCCTAACTTACCATCACGTGACCCATACCGGAGAGAGGCCCCATCCGTGTGACGTCTGCGGCAAGGGCTTCAGGAAGTCTTACCACCTGGTCAATCATAAGAGAATCCACACCGGAGAAAAACCTTACGCATGTAACGAGTGTGGCAAAGCGTTTCCCGTGCGGTCGACTTTGAAGCGCCATCAGGTCATCCACGCGGGAGGGAAACCACATCAGTGTGATGTGTGTGGCCAGGGCTTCGGAAGGAAATCACACCTTGCGAATCACCGTAGGAGTCACCGCGGAAGGAGACCGTGCACATGA